The proteins below come from a single Isoptericola dokdonensis DS-3 genomic window:
- a CDS encoding ornithine cyclodeaminase translates to MTSVDLLDVAATARWIGARGAERIIGELVDALATDFRRWPDLDKRERVASHSRDGVIELMPASDGVTYGFKYVNGHPSNPARGFQTVTAFGVLADVHNGYPTFLAEMTLLTALRTAATSGLAARALARPDARTLALIGTGSQAEFQALGMRAALGVTHLRAWDVDPAAREKLVRNARALGFDVHEATSAADAVTGADVVTTCTADKRNATVLTADMLALAAPGVHVNAIGGDCPGKTELDPAILTAPGTAVVVEYTPQTRIEGEIQQLDPDFGVTELWEILVGDAPGRTSPTQVTVFDSVGFAVEDWCALRYVHDAVRADPWARDLLQRVDLVAEPADPKDLWSLVAAPALAPSRS, encoded by the coding sequence ATGACCTCCGTCGACCTCTTGGACGTCGCCGCGACCGCCCGCTGGATCGGCGCCCGCGGCGCCGAGCGCATCATCGGCGAGCTCGTCGACGCCCTCGCCACGGACTTCCGCCGCTGGCCCGACCTCGACAAGCGGGAACGCGTCGCGTCGCACTCGCGCGACGGCGTCATCGAGCTCATGCCCGCCTCCGACGGCGTCACGTACGGCTTCAAGTACGTCAACGGCCACCCGAGCAACCCGGCCCGCGGCTTCCAGACGGTCACGGCGTTCGGCGTCCTCGCGGACGTCCACAACGGCTACCCGACGTTCCTCGCGGAGATGACGCTGCTCACCGCGCTGCGCACCGCGGCGACGTCGGGCCTCGCTGCGCGGGCGCTCGCCCGGCCCGACGCGCGGACGCTCGCCCTGATCGGCACCGGCTCGCAGGCCGAGTTCCAGGCCCTCGGGATGCGCGCCGCGCTCGGCGTCACCCACCTGCGGGCGTGGGACGTCGACCCGGCCGCCCGCGAGAAGCTCGTCCGCAACGCCCGGGCGCTCGGCTTCGACGTCCACGAGGCGACCAGCGCCGCCGACGCCGTCACCGGGGCCGACGTCGTCACCACCTGCACGGCGGACAAGCGCAACGCCACCGTGCTCACCGCCGACATGCTCGCCCTCGCCGCCCCCGGCGTGCACGTCAACGCCATCGGCGGGGACTGCCCCGGCAAGACGGAGCTCGACCCCGCCATCCTCACCGCGCCGGGCACCGCCGTCGTCGTCGAGTACACCCCGCAGACCCGCATCGAGGGGGAGATCCAGCAGCTCGACCCCGACTTCGGGGTCACCGAGCTGTGGGAGATCCTCGTCGGCGACGCCCCCGGGCGGACGTCGCCCACCCAGGTCACCGTGTTCGACTCCGTCGGGTTCGCCGTCGAGGACTGGTGCGCCCTGCGGTACGTGCACGACGCCGTCCGCGCCGACCCGTGGGCCCGGGACCTCCTGCAGCGCGTGGACCTCGTCGCCGAGCCCGCCGACCCCAAGGATCTGTGGTCCCTCGTCGCCGCACCTGCCCTGGCGCCCAGCCGCTCGTGA
- a CDS encoding CPBP family intramembrane glutamic endopeptidase gives MRPSVPVAAVVFAVYCVIVISLMQTSGIGYEHFFDTAADTVRAAVLPLAAGAVWLVAFLVWARWDHVFRDARRLPLRWGYWVLPVLMVLVALLHLVGVDWGAFAPEHLLAVLTASVLVGFTEETLFRGIVLRSLRQGDRSEGTAALWTTLWFGAFHVTNLLLGEPGAVLQVVFAALGGVAFYLLRRGTGVLIAAMALHGLWDFSTFLSGVHAVDGVATDAASFLTSFVYVAALVTLVVLVVRERRRPAAEAITAPHDASTAPAPR, from the coding sequence GTGCGGCCGTCGGTGCCGGTCGCGGCGGTCGTGTTCGCCGTGTACTGCGTGATCGTCATCAGCCTGATGCAGACCTCGGGCATCGGGTACGAACACTTCTTCGACACCGCCGCGGACACCGTGCGCGCCGCGGTCCTGCCGCTCGCGGCGGGCGCGGTGTGGCTCGTCGCGTTCCTGGTGTGGGCACGCTGGGACCACGTCTTTCGCGACGCGCGACGCCTGCCGCTGCGCTGGGGTTACTGGGTCCTGCCGGTCCTCATGGTCCTCGTCGCGCTCCTGCACCTCGTGGGCGTCGACTGGGGGGCCTTCGCCCCGGAGCACCTGCTGGCCGTGCTGACGGCGAGCGTCCTCGTGGGGTTCACGGAGGAGACGCTGTTCCGGGGGATCGTGCTGCGATCGTTGCGGCAGGGGGACCGGTCGGAGGGAACGGCCGCCCTGTGGACGACGCTCTGGTTCGGAGCCTTCCACGTCACCAACCTCCTCCTCGGCGAGCCCGGCGCCGTCCTGCAGGTCGTCTTCGCCGCGCTCGGGGGCGTCGCGTTCTACCTGCTCCGGCGGGGGACCGGGGTTCTGATCGCGGCGATGGCGCTGCACGGGCTCTGGGACTTCTCGACGTTCCTGTCCGGGGTCCACGCCGTCGACGGCGTCGCCACCGACGCGGCGAGCTTCCTCACGTCCTTCGTCTATGTCGCCGCGCTCGTGACGCTCGTGGTGCTCGTGGTCCGGGAGCGGCGACGGCCGGCGGCGGAGGCGATCACGGCGCCGCACGACGCGAGCACCGCGCCGGCCCCGCGCTGA
- a CDS encoding zf-HC2 domain-containing protein: MTTGEDAAPTGSAAVDAAIARLRAVAAESGTAGPGEAGSADADVLRTALATLPYQEQRLLWDSHVLGRTLDGIAGALGLHVRAARRRLQRAEEQLARALSAAHARGVPARLCAETRGDLHAYVTHHLGGGRRQALEDHLFGCPGCMRAFIDVREASWALRDAAPVLLAPLAASGVTVPVVVGALGASTSTGVAGWFAALGAALVGGWEWVVRGVKHLVGRPVGLAAGTAGALVAVAAVAMSLAPGAEPAPVSAVATPSSSAPAGEEPVASTEPSVAPTPSATPSATASPSPGPTPTSETTPTPDAAVPPVPVEDDDTPADTREPAPAPAPDADDEAAGPADAVDPPRTGGSTSAPRPSTTPTPDGTEPTTRPTPAPAPSAAPTATPDPVEPEPAPEPTEPVSVSLTLGVGGFGWFQVVPTGGAEIVDVVGGHRTEVTQDSRGRWWVRAVGAREREVTVVVSGPAGSEPGARLSWYGLEH, translated from the coding sequence ATGACCACCGGTGAGGACGCGGCGCCGACCGGCAGCGCCGCCGTCGACGCGGCCATCGCGCGACTGCGTGCCGTCGCGGCCGAGTCGGGCACGGCCGGCCCGGGCGAGGCGGGCAGCGCCGACGCCGACGTGCTGCGCACCGCGCTCGCCACCCTCCCGTACCAGGAGCAGCGACTGCTGTGGGACAGCCACGTCCTCGGCCGCACCCTCGACGGCATCGCCGGGGCGCTCGGGCTGCACGTGCGGGCCGCACGCCGCCGCCTGCAGCGCGCCGAGGAACAGCTCGCCCGGGCGCTGTCCGCCGCGCACGCCCGCGGCGTGCCCGCCCGGCTCTGCGCCGAGACCCGCGGCGACCTGCACGCCTACGTGACCCACCACCTCGGCGGTGGCCGGCGCCAGGCCCTCGAGGACCACCTGTTCGGCTGTCCGGGATGCATGCGCGCCTTCATCGACGTGCGGGAGGCGTCGTGGGCGCTGCGCGACGCCGCGCCCGTGCTGCTCGCCCCGCTCGCCGCGAGCGGCGTCACCGTGCCCGTCGTCGTCGGAGCGCTCGGAGCGAGCACCTCGACCGGCGTCGCGGGCTGGTTCGCCGCGCTCGGGGCCGCGCTCGTCGGTGGGTGGGAGTGGGTCGTGCGGGGTGTGAAGCACCTCGTCGGCCGCCCGGTGGGACTCGCCGCCGGGACGGCCGGGGCGCTCGTGGCCGTCGCCGCCGTGGCGATGTCCCTCGCGCCCGGCGCCGAACCGGCGCCCGTGTCCGCCGTGGCGACCCCCTCGTCGTCGGCCCCCGCCGGCGAGGAACCCGTCGCGAGCACCGAGCCGTCCGTCGCGCCGACGCCGTCGGCGACGCCCTCGGCCACGGCCTCCCCGTCGCCCGGCCCCACGCCCACCTCGGAGACGACGCCGACCCCGGACGCCGCCGTCCCGCCGGTACCGGTCGAGGACGACGACACCCCGGCGGACACCCGTGAGCCCGCCCCCGCGCCCGCGCCCGATGCCGACGACGAGGCGGCCGGGCCCGCGGACGCCGTCGACCCGCCGCGCACCGGGGGCAGCACCAGCGCACCCCGCCCCAGCACCACCCCCACGCCGGACGGCACCGAGCCCACGACCCGGCCGACGCCGGCGCCCGCACCCTCCGCCGCGCCGACCGCCACGCCCGACCCCGTCGAGCCGGAGCCCGCACCCGAGCCGACCGAGCCCGTCAGCGTCAGCCTCACCCTGGGCGTCGGCGGCTTCGGCTGGTTCCAGGTGGTTCCGACCGGCGGCGCGGAGATCGTCGACGTCGTCGGCGGCCACCGCACCGAGGTCACGCAGGACTCGCGCGGTCGCTGGTGGGTGCGCGCCGTCGGCGCTCGTGAGCGCGAGGTGACCGTCGTCGTCAGCGGCCCCGCCGGCTCCGAACCCGGCGCGCGGTTGTCCTGGTACGGCCTGGAGCACTGA
- the rlmC gene encoding 23S rRNA (uracil(747)-C(5))-methyltransferase RlmC, producing MQCHHYDAGRCRSCTLLDLTHPQQVRGKEAHVRGLLALPDDVWLAPVVGDEAGFRNKAKMVVTGTAAAPVLGILGPPGEYEGQGVDLTDCPLYPAELQAAFEPLAELIRRARLTPYDLTPTFGPGGRRRKVTPKDAAQRGELKHVIVTLSPAGELMVRLVLRSTEPVARLRKHLPWLAGALPALAVLSVNVQPAHAAVLEGAEEIVLTERQTLGMELDGITLHLRPQSFFQTNTEVATALYRQARAWVDEVSPAALWDLYCGVGGFALHCAAPGRAVTGIEISAEAVASATTTARELATLPPDAVVGGHDAAWWRAATADVEFAAGDAATFALGTDADPDMVIVNPPRRGIGTDLAGRLEASGVRHVLYSSCNAATLARDLADMPSLRPTRARLLDMFPHTDHYEVLVLLERAA from the coding sequence GTGCAGTGCCACCACTACGACGCCGGCCGGTGCCGGTCGTGCACCCTCCTGGACCTGACGCACCCGCAGCAGGTGCGCGGCAAGGAGGCGCACGTCCGCGGGTTGCTGGCGTTGCCGGACGACGTGTGGCTGGCCCCGGTCGTCGGCGACGAGGCGGGGTTCCGCAACAAGGCGAAGATGGTCGTCACCGGCACGGCGGCCGCGCCCGTGCTGGGGATCCTCGGGCCGCCCGGGGAGTACGAGGGGCAGGGCGTCGACCTCACGGACTGCCCGCTGTACCCGGCCGAGCTGCAGGCGGCGTTCGAGCCGCTGGCGGAGCTGATCCGGCGTGCCCGCCTCACCCCGTACGACCTGACGCCGACGTTCGGCCCGGGGGGTCGCCGTCGCAAGGTGACGCCGAAGGACGCTGCGCAGCGGGGCGAGCTCAAGCACGTCATCGTCACCCTCTCCCCCGCCGGGGAGCTCATGGTGCGCCTCGTGCTGCGCTCGACCGAGCCGGTCGCACGGCTCCGCAAGCACCTGCCGTGGCTCGCGGGCGCCCTGCCCGCGCTGGCGGTGCTCAGCGTCAACGTGCAGCCTGCGCACGCCGCGGTGCTGGAGGGCGCCGAGGAGATCGTCCTCACCGAGCGGCAGACCCTGGGGATGGAGCTCGACGGCATCACCCTGCACCTGCGCCCGCAGAGCTTCTTCCAGACGAACACCGAGGTGGCGACCGCCCTGTACCGGCAGGCGCGCGCCTGGGTGGACGAGGTCTCCCCCGCGGCCCTGTGGGACCTGTACTGCGGCGTCGGCGGGTTCGCCCTGCACTGCGCTGCCCCCGGCCGCGCGGTCACGGGCATCGAGATCTCCGCGGAGGCCGTCGCCTCGGCGACCACGACGGCGCGCGAGCTCGCCACCCTGCCGCCGGACGCCGTCGTCGGCGGCCACGACGCCGCCTGGTGGCGGGCCGCCACCGCCGACGTGGAGTTCGCCGCGGGGGACGCCGCCACGTTCGCGCTCGGCACGGACGCCGACCCGGACATGGTGATCGTCAACCCGCCGCGACGCGGCATCGGCACCGATCTCGCCGGGCGCCTGGAGGCCTCCGGCGTGCGGCACGTCCTGTACTCGTCGTGCAACGCCGCCACGCTGGCCCGCGACCTCGCCGACATGCCCTCGCTGCGCCCCACCCGGGCCCGCCTGCTCGACATGTTCCCGCACACCGACCACTACGAGGTCCTCGTGCTGCTGGAACGCGCCGCCTGA